The following are from one region of the Bacillota bacterium genome:
- a CDS encoding Gfo/Idh/MocA family oxidoreductase, which translates to MINVAIIGVGAIAPTHIEAFLEFKDRCKIVALCDIYPEKAEAAAKRYNLDVDIYDDHEKMLDRKDIDLVSVCTPPYTHAEISINFLNAGVHVLCEKPMASSLEECDAMNEAAAKNGKILSIISQNRFATPMMKLKDVLDSGSMGPIVHAQVDSFWWRGYSYYDLWWRGTWEKEGGGPTLNHAVHHIDIFRWMNGMPQEVTAVMSNAAHDNAEVEDISIAICKYASGALAQITSSVIHHGEEQQLIFQGKDARVSVPWKVVASKSKGNGFPEPNLELEAEIQKVFDQREPLKYQFHKGQIEDVLSAVEGKQDVLITGEDGRQTLELITAIYQSASLGETVKLPLGKDSPFYTHAGILKHAVKFYEKKVSVENFSDNEITTGGNY; encoded by the coding sequence TTTTTTAGAATTTAAGGATCGGTGTAAAATTGTAGCCCTGTGCGATATTTACCCGGAAAAAGCAGAAGCAGCAGCCAAAAGGTACAATTTAGATGTAGATATTTATGATGATCACGAAAAAATGCTTGATAGAAAAGACATTGACTTAGTATCTGTTTGTACACCACCATATACACATGCAGAAATCTCAATTAATTTTCTGAATGCCGGAGTGCATGTGCTTTGCGAGAAACCGATGGCTTCCTCACTGGAAGAATGCGATGCCATGAATGAAGCGGCCGCTAAAAACGGCAAGATTTTGTCGATCATTTCCCAAAATCGTTTCGCAACTCCAATGATGAAGTTAAAGGATGTATTAGATTCCGGTTCGATGGGCCCGATCGTCCATGCGCAGGTAGATTCTTTCTGGTGGAGAGGTTACAGTTACTATGACTTATGGTGGAGAGGCACCTGGGAAAAAGAAGGAGGAGGCCCGACTTTAAACCATGCTGTGCACCATATTGATATCTTCCGCTGGATGAATGGAATGCCGCAAGAAGTTACAGCCGTTATGAGCAATGCAGCTCATGACAATGCTGAAGTTGAGGATATTTCAATTGCCATCTGCAAGTATGCCAGCGGAGCCCTGGCTCAAATAACCAGTTCCGTGATTCATCACGGAGAGGAGCAGCAGCTGATTTTCCAAGGTAAGGATGCTAGAGTTTCTGTACCCTGGAAAGTTGTAGCATCAAAGTCAAAAGGGAATGGATTTCCTGAGCCTAACCTGGAGCTGGAAGCCGAGATCCAAAAGGTTTTCGATCAACGCGAACCGCTTAAATACCAGTTCCACAAAGGTCAAATTGAGGATGTATTATCGGCGGTAGAGGGCAAACAGGATGTCCTGATTACAGGGGAAGATGGCAGACAAACGCTGGAATTAATCACAGCTATTTACCAGTCAGCAAGTTTAGGAGAGACTGTAAAACTACCTCTTGGCAAGGACAGTCCTTTCTATACCCACGCAGGCATATTAAAACATGCTGTGAAATTTTATGAAAAGAAGGTAAGCGTTGAGAATTTCTCAGATAACGAAATTACAACCGGCGGTAATTATTAG